In Intestinibacillus sp. Marseille-P6563, a single genomic region encodes these proteins:
- a CDS encoding AAA family ATPase, producing the protein MKPLHLTISAFGPYAGRTEVAFEDFGESGLYLITGDTGAGKTTLFDAITFALYGEASGQTRDSVMLRSDYADATAKTFVALTFRYHDKVYTVERNPQYTRPKQRGEGVTTEAAGATLTYPDGRVVTGARQVTEAMTELIGIDRAQFGQIVMIAQGDFLQLLLADTRQRAGIFRRIFSTEHFQRFQLALKDRAKQASRQYDDLKKGAEQYIAQIVCDDRDTLRDACAAADAHTLDTLLPQLTDAVADDRASQKQLADSLETGRQGLEALAAAVSKAEQEAALRAQAAEGETKYGQLQQAQAALEQALQAEQAKADTRQALTDRIARAQAELPAYDELDAAVRALQQAEIEGKKAAQACAHANQQAEQLEAQRQALTQQRERVQDAPVRLVEARAAQEKAATRQQALAGLARTYNETRALVRTYQNEKKAYLEREQENETRQAAFQEIERAFLRGQAGVLAAGLIEGQPCPVCGSTHHPAPARPSGRDVTEAALDEARTQAEHARQQARTASEQAAAARAAADAGKNRLLADVQALLGTDIGLEGLKERLSGEIEQSKAASAALLEQVQALTEQTQTHAACEKSLHELDEQTARQQQEQAALERAQVESSERRAAAAAAVQALRGRLAFAGKKEAMQALNADRKQLETLQAALEQAERARIAGAEALARQAAALETLRGQLPSGQPADLDALRQQYKEADTVHRAQTQAYNAIDRRRDANERLLQNLTRQRSALENQEKVCLMLSRLADTACGELTGRQKLAFENYILAFYFDQVIAAANERFHPMTGGQYRLLRRQEAMNQRAQTGLELDVIDYYTGKTRSVRTLSGGESFQASLALALGLSDVIQRAAGGVEIDAMFIDEGFGSLDEESLDQAMNILAGLAGSDRLVGIISHVAELRTRLDKKIVVTRTRTGSRLRLEV; encoded by the coding sequence ATGAAACCGCTGCATTTGACCATCAGCGCCTTTGGGCCGTATGCGGGGCGCACCGAGGTCGCCTTTGAGGACTTCGGCGAGAGCGGCCTGTATCTCATCACGGGCGATACAGGCGCGGGCAAGACCACGCTGTTTGACGCCATCACCTTTGCCCTGTACGGCGAAGCCAGCGGGCAGACGCGCGACAGCGTCATGCTGCGCAGCGACTACGCGGACGCGACGGCCAAGACCTTTGTGGCGCTGACCTTCCGCTACCATGACAAGGTGTACACGGTCGAGCGCAACCCGCAGTATACCCGTCCCAAGCAGCGCGGCGAGGGCGTGACCACCGAAGCGGCGGGCGCGACGCTGACCTATCCGGACGGACGGGTCGTGACCGGCGCACGGCAGGTGACCGAAGCCATGACCGAACTCATCGGCATCGACCGCGCTCAGTTCGGCCAGATCGTGATGATCGCTCAGGGTGATTTTTTGCAGCTGTTGCTGGCCGATACCCGCCAGCGGGCGGGCATTTTCCGCCGCATTTTTTCGACCGAGCACTTCCAGCGGTTCCAGCTGGCGCTCAAAGACCGCGCCAAACAGGCATCACGCCAGTATGACGACCTGAAAAAGGGTGCCGAACAGTACATCGCCCAGATCGTGTGCGACGACCGGGACACGCTGCGCGATGCCTGTGCCGCAGCCGACGCACATACGCTGGATACCTTGCTGCCACAACTGACCGATGCGGTGGCAGACGACCGCGCGAGCCAAAAGCAGCTGGCGGACAGCCTGGAAACCGGGCGGCAGGGTCTGGAAGCCCTGGCCGCCGCGGTGTCCAAAGCCGAGCAGGAGGCCGCGCTGCGCGCCCAGGCCGCCGAGGGCGAAACCAAATACGGACAGCTTCAGCAGGCACAGGCAGCACTGGAGCAAGCGTTGCAGGCCGAGCAGGCCAAGGCGGACACGCGGCAGGCTCTCACCGACCGCATCGCGCGTGCCCAGGCCGAGCTGCCCGCGTATGACGAACTGGACGCCGCCGTCCGCGCCTTGCAGCAGGCCGAAATCGAAGGGAAAAAGGCGGCGCAGGCCTGTGCGCATGCCAATCAACAGGCCGAACAGCTGGAAGCGCAGCGGCAGGCGCTGACCCAGCAGCGCGAGCGCGTGCAGGATGCGCCCGTCCGGCTGGTCGAGGCACGCGCCGCACAGGAAAAGGCCGCCACGCGTCAGCAGGCACTGGCCGGGCTGGCCCGTACCTACAACGAAACCCGTGCGCTGGTGCGCACCTATCAAAACGAGAAAAAAGCGTATCTCGAGCGGGAGCAGGAGAACGAAACCCGGCAGGCGGCTTTTCAGGAAATCGAGCGTGCCTTTTTGCGCGGCCAGGCGGGTGTGCTGGCCGCCGGACTGATCGAGGGGCAGCCCTGTCCGGTGTGCGGTTCCACCCATCATCCAGCGCCCGCCCGGCCTTCCGGCCGGGACGTGACCGAAGCCGCGCTGGACGAAGCCCGCACCCAGGCCGAGCACGCACGTCAGCAGGCGCGCACGGCCAGTGAACAGGCAGCCGCTGCCCGAGCGGCGGCCGATGCCGGGAAAAACCGGCTGCTCGCCGATGTACAGGCGCTGTTGGGTACCGATATTGGCTTGGAAGGTCTGAAAGAACGGCTTTCGGGCGAGATTGAACAGAGCAAAGCGGCCAGCGCGGCGCTTTTGGAGCAGGTGCAGGCGCTGACCGAGCAGACCCAGACCCATGCCGCGTGCGAAAAGAGCCTGCACGAACTGGACGAACAAACCGCCCGGCAGCAGCAGGAACAGGCGGCCTTGGAGCGGGCGCAGGTCGAGAGCAGCGAACGCCGTGCAGCGGCCGCTGCCGCCGTACAGGCGCTGCGGGGACGGCTGGCCTTTGCGGGCAAAAAGGAAGCTATGCAGGCCCTAAACGCCGACCGCAAACAGTTGGAAACCCTGCAAGCCGCGCTCGAACAGGCCGAGCGCGCCCGCATAGCGGGCGCGGAAGCGCTCGCGCGGCAGGCCGCAGCACTCGAAACCCTGCGCGGCCAACTGCCGTCCGGGCAGCCGGCTGACTTGGATGCCCTCCGGCAGCAATACAAGGAAGCCGACACCGTCCACCGGGCGCAGACGCAGGCCTATAACGCCATCGACCGCCGCCGCGACGCCAACGAGCGGTTGCTGCAAAACCTCACCCGCCAGCGCAGTGCGCTCGAAAATCAGGAAAAGGTGTGCCTGATGCTGTCCCGCCTGGCCGATACGGCCTGCGGCGAACTGACCGGACGGCAAAAGCTGGCCTTTGAAAATTATATTCTGGCGTTTTACTTCGACCAGGTTATCGCGGCCGCTAATGAGCGGTTCCATCCCATGACCGGCGGGCAGTACCGGCTGCTGCGCCGTCAGGAAGCCATGAACCAGCGCGCCCAGACCGGTTTGGAACTGGACGTCATCGATTATTATACCGGCAAGACGCGCAGCGTGCGCACCCTGTCAGGCGGCGAATCGTTCCAGGCGTCGCTCGCGCTCGCGCTCGGCCTGTCCGATGTCATCCAGCGCGCCGCGGGCGGGGTGGAAATCGACGCCATGTTCATCGACGAGGGCTTTGGCTCGCTCGACGAGGAATCGCTTGACCAGGCGATGAACATTCTGGCGGGACTCGCCGGCAGCGACCGGCTGGTGGGCATCATCTCCCACGTCGCCGAGCTGCGCACGAGGCTGGACAAAAAAATCGTCGTGACACGCACGCGCACGGGCAGCCGCCTGCGTCTGGAGGTGTGA
- a CDS encoding endonuclease MutS2, which yields MNRLGEKSLKTLEYFTVLDLLAGQASSERGRELCRALRPVTDREEAALWLKQTSDAKDLMVRQGSPSLGGIRNVLGALKRADISGVLNLKELLDVASLLQCARLMQGYFAEQEEKTSLTPIYRLLTGNRALEEHITSCIVSEEEIADGASPELSSIRRQMRQISGKVRETLGRLISGERAKYLQETIITQRNGRYVVPVKAEHRGDVPGLVHDTSSSGATVFVEPAAVVEINNQIKVLEGKEQMEIERILAELSSEVSMNAESIRQDYEQLTVLDFIFARAKLSFQMNAAAPHFRAEGYGVDLKRARHPLLDPKKAVPIDIAIGADYDTLVITGPNTGGKTVSLKTLGLLSLMAASGLHIPASELSEVCVFENVYADIGDEQSIEQSLSTFSSHMKTIVGMMEKCAKGDLVLFDELGAGTDPVEGAALAVSVISYARQMGAFVAATTHYSELKTFALTTEGVENASCEFDVGTLRPTYRLLTGIPGKSNAFAIAARLGLQPAILERAKEQLSSENTRFEDVLAQLEKERKLLEKYKAEAERLRSAAQSERDKAENLRGKSEDEADRIVENARLKADRILKDARMTAETVFTELDEMKKKASEKAADQNLAAAKAALRGVITQTETEIRQKKEKRTVAPEEQKPIRRGDEVQLLNVSNIVATVLTDPDKDGNIQVQAGIMKMTVKVSEVRPVPKAQKPKPKTFRAGAGGVKELRLATTPSEIDVRGMCAEDAILEVDQFISGALLSGLPTVRIIHGKGTGVLRAAIQQHLKPNKRIKTVRSGVYGEGENGVTVVEFK from the coding sequence ATGAACCGACTGGGAGAAAAATCACTCAAAACATTAGAATATTTTACCGTCCTCGATCTGCTGGCCGGGCAGGCTTCGAGCGAGCGTGGACGCGAACTGTGCCGCGCGCTGCGGCCGGTGACCGACCGCGAGGAAGCCGCGCTGTGGCTCAAACAGACCTCGGACGCCAAAGACCTCATGGTCCGTCAGGGCAGTCCGTCGCTCGGCGGCATCCGCAATGTCCTAGGCGCACTCAAGCGCGCGGACATCAGCGGTGTGCTCAATTTAAAGGAACTGCTGGACGTGGCGTCGCTGCTGCAATGCGCGCGGCTCATGCAGGGCTACTTTGCCGAGCAGGAGGAAAAAACGTCCTTAACGCCCATCTACCGGCTGCTGACCGGCAACCGTGCGCTCGAGGAACACATCACCTCGTGCATTGTAAGCGAGGAGGAGATTGCTGACGGCGCAAGCCCCGAACTGTCTTCCATCCGGCGGCAGATGCGGCAGATCTCGGGCAAGGTGCGCGAAACGCTCGGCCGCCTGATTTCGGGCGAGCGGGCCAAATACCTGCAGGAAACCATCATCACCCAGCGCAACGGGCGCTATGTTGTGCCGGTCAAGGCCGAGCACCGCGGCGACGTGCCCGGCCTGGTGCATGATACCTCGTCCTCGGGCGCGACCGTGTTCGTCGAACCGGCTGCGGTCGTGGAGATCAACAACCAGATCAAGGTGCTCGAAGGCAAGGAACAGATGGAGATCGAGCGCATCCTCGCCGAACTGTCGAGCGAGGTGTCCATGAACGCCGAATCCATCCGCCAGGACTATGAACAGCTGACCGTGCTGGACTTCATCTTTGCGCGCGCCAAGCTGTCCTTCCAGATGAACGCCGCGGCCCCGCATTTCCGGGCCGAGGGCTATGGCGTGGACTTAAAGCGTGCCCGGCATCCGCTGCTCGACCCCAAAAAGGCAGTGCCCATCGACATTGCCATCGGTGCCGATTACGACACGCTGGTCATCACCGGCCCGAATACGGGTGGTAAGACGGTATCGCTCAAGACGCTCGGCCTGCTTAGCCTGATGGCGGCCTCCGGCCTGCACATCCCGGCCAGCGAGCTGAGCGAAGTCTGCGTGTTTGAAAACGTCTACGCCGACATCGGCGACGAGCAGAGCATCGAGCAAAGCCTGTCCACCTTCTCGTCCCACATGAAGACCATCGTGGGCATGATGGAGAAATGCGCCAAGGGCGACCTGGTACTGTTCGACGAACTGGGCGCAGGCACCGACCCGGTCGAGGGCGCGGCGCTAGCCGTATCGGTCATCTCTTACGCGCGGCAGATGGGCGCTTTCGTGGCTGCGACCACCCACTATTCCGAGCTGAAAACCTTTGCGCTGACCACCGAAGGCGTGGAGAACGCCTCGTGTGAGTTCGACGTGGGTACGCTGCGGCCGACCTATCGTCTGCTGACCGGTATTCCCGGCAAGTCGAACGCCTTTGCCATCGCAGCGCGTCTGGGGCTCCAGCCCGCCATCTTGGAGCGCGCCAAAGAGCAGCTTTCGAGCGAGAACACCCGATTTGAGGATGTTCTGGCGCAGCTGGAAAAAGAGCGCAAACTGCTCGAAAAATACAAGGCCGAGGCCGAGCGTTTACGCTCGGCGGCCCAGAGCGAGCGCGACAAGGCCGAAAACCTGCGCGGCAAGTCGGAGGACGAGGCCGACCGCATCGTGGAGAATGCCCGCCTGAAGGCCGACCGCATCCTGAAGGACGCGCGTATGACGGCCGAAACCGTCTTTACCGAGCTGGATGAGATGAAAAAGAAAGCCAGCGAAAAGGCGGCCGACCAGAATCTTGCCGCGGCCAAGGCCGCGCTGCGCGGCGTCATCACCCAGACCGAAACCGAGATTCGTCAAAAGAAGGAAAAGCGTACCGTGGCGCCCGAGGAGCAAAAGCCCATTCGCCGGGGCGATGAGGTGCAACTGCTCAATGTATCGAATATTGTGGCCACCGTGCTGACCGACCCGGACAAGGACGGCAACATCCAAGTCCAGGCCGGCATCATGAAAATGACCGTTAAGGTCAGCGAAGTACGACCGGTGCCCAAGGCGCAGAAACCCAAGCCCAAGACCTTCCGGGCAGGGGCTGGCGGCGTCAAGGAACTGCGACTGGCGACCACACCGAGCGAGATCGACGTGCGCGGCATGTGCGCCGAAGACGCCATTTTGGAGGTTGACCAGTTTATCTCGGGCGCCTTGCTCTCTGGCCTGCCGACGGTGCGCATCATCCACGGGAAGGGGACCGGTGTGCTGCGTGCCGCGATTCAGCAGCATCTCAAGCCCAATAAGCGGATCAAGACCGTACGCAGTGGTGTCTATGGGGAAGGCGAAAACGGCGTAACGGTTGTGGAATTTAAATAA
- a CDS encoding exonuclease SbcCD subunit D encodes MRFIHLADLHLGKRVCEMSMLDDQTYILDQILQLVQEHRADAVLIAGDVYDRPVPPPEAVAVLDRFLTRLQAQGVACLLIPGNHDSDERLAFGARLLDGAGVYLAPVFDGTVRTVTLRDAWGDVQFTLLPFLRPAQVRRYFPDVEPGDYEGAVRAVLETVPAAPDARRVLLAHQFVTARGVAPERCESELASVGTLDNVDVSAFDGFDYVALGHIHGPQRIGRDTVRYAGSPLKFSFSEVHHKKSVPLVTLGAKGQVEIERLPLTPQRDLREIRGALDDLLHPEPGAKTDDYLHITLTDEAVLDAMNKVRTVYPNTLRLDFDNTLTRQTGTPELENRPALRAPFELFSEFYEKQNGQPMDADMQALVRTMLDEMGEGNA; translated from the coding sequence ATGAGATTCATCCACTTAGCCGACCTGCATCTGGGCAAGCGCGTGTGCGAAATGTCCATGCTGGACGACCAAACCTACATCTTAGACCAAATTTTACAGCTGGTGCAGGAGCACCGCGCGGACGCGGTACTGATTGCCGGGGACGTGTACGACCGCCCGGTGCCCCCGCCCGAAGCGGTGGCCGTGCTGGACCGTTTTTTGACCCGTTTGCAGGCGCAGGGCGTCGCCTGCCTGCTCATTCCGGGCAACCACGATTCGGACGAGCGTCTGGCCTTCGGCGCGCGGCTGCTGGACGGCGCGGGTGTATATCTCGCGCCGGTCTTTGACGGCACGGTGCGCACGGTCACGCTGCGCGACGCGTGGGGGGACGTGCAGTTTACCCTGCTGCCCTTCCTGCGCCCGGCGCAGGTGCGGCGGTATTTTCCGGACGTGGAACCGGGTGATTATGAGGGCGCGGTGCGCGCGGTGCTGGAAACCGTACCGGCAGCGCCCGATGCTCGCCGGGTACTGCTCGCCCATCAGTTTGTGACCGCCCGTGGTGTGGCGCCCGAACGGTGCGAATCCGAACTGGCCTCCGTGGGCACCCTGGACAATGTGGATGTTTCGGCGTTTGACGGCTTTGATTATGTTGCCCTCGGGCACATCCACGGTCCGCAGCGCATCGGCCGGGATACGGTGCGCTATGCCGGGTCGCCGCTCAAGTTTTCGTTTTCCGAGGTGCACCACAAAAAATCGGTGCCGCTCGTCACGCTGGGTGCCAAAGGGCAGGTCGAAATCGAACGTCTGCCGCTCACGCCCCAGCGCGACCTGCGCGAGATTCGCGGCGCGCTGGACGACCTGCTGCACCCGGAGCCAGGCGCCAAGACCGACGATTACCTGCACATTACCCTGACCGACGAGGCCGTGCTGGACGCTATGAACAAGGTGCGCACCGTGTACCCAAACACCCTGCGCCTGGACTTCGACAACACGCTCACTCGCCAGACGGGCACGCCCGAACTGGAAAACCGTCCGGCCCTGCGCGCGCCGTTTGAACTGTTTTCCGAATTTTATGAAAAGCAGAACGGCCAGCCCATGGATGCCGACATGCAGGCGCTGGTGCGGACCATGCTGGACGAAATGGGGGAGGGGAACGCATGA
- the ybeY gene encoding rRNA maturation RNase YbeY, with product MEHLIRVTAEVPLENEEEVRALITRCALGALEREQVDFAAFVDVTIVDDENIRALNAEYREKDAVTDVLSFPMYEFLNGAPQEDLEPDPESDRVMLGDMILNYERARQQAAEFGHSAARECGFLTVHSVLHLLGFDHERDETDRALMRGEEEAILAALGLTRESV from the coding sequence ATGGAGCATTTGATTCGCGTCACCGCCGAGGTGCCGCTGGAAAACGAAGAAGAGGTGCGCGCACTCATCACCCGCTGCGCGCTGGGCGCGCTCGAGCGGGAGCAGGTCGATTTTGCCGCCTTTGTCGATGTGACCATTGTCGACGATGAAAACATCCGCGCGCTCAACGCCGAATACCGGGAAAAGGACGCCGTGACCGATGTGCTCAGCTTCCCGATGTATGAATTTCTCAACGGCGCGCCCCAGGAGGACCTGGAGCCCGACCCCGAATCGGACCGGGTCATGCTGGGCGACATGATCTTAAACTACGAACGTGCCCGGCAGCAGGCGGCTGAGTTTGGTCATTCGGCGGCACGCGAATGCGGCTTTTTGACCGTGCATTCGGTGCTGCATCTGCTGGGCTTTGACCACGAGCGGGACGAAACCGACCGCGCGCTCATGCGCGGCGAGGAAGAAGCCATTTTGGCCGCGCTCGGCCTGACCCGGGAAAGCGTATGA
- the era gene encoding GTPase Era, whose protein sequence is MSSITKTAIISVVGRPNVGKSTLVNRLVGFKVAIVSNKPQTTRTRITGVLTREDCQFVFLDTPGLHKPRSRLGDFMVKVVSDTVAEVDAAALVVEPNPNIGPAEESLIAQIKTAGIPSVLVINKVDTVPHESLLAVIAAYAEKHDFDAVVPVSARTGEGTDALLGEFEKFALEGPALFPEDMVSDQPERQIAAEIIREKLLRMLDREVPHGVAVGIERWNERSDGLTEVNATIYCEKPSHKGIIIGKGGEMLKKIGKAARIEMEQNFDRRIFLELWVKVKEDWRNNTFQMRNFGYENE, encoded by the coding sequence ATGTCCAGCATTACAAAAACCGCCATCATTTCGGTCGTTGGCCGGCCGAATGTCGGCAAATCCACTCTGGTCAACCGGCTGGTCGGCTTTAAGGTGGCCATTGTGTCCAATAAGCCGCAGACCACCCGCACCCGTATCACCGGTGTGCTGACCCGGGAGGACTGTCAGTTTGTCTTTCTCGACACGCCCGGCCTGCACAAGCCGCGCTCCCGTCTGGGCGATTTTATGGTCAAGGTGGTCAGCGATACGGTGGCCGAAGTGGACGCCGCTGCGCTGGTCGTGGAGCCGAATCCGAATATCGGCCCGGCCGAAGAAAGCCTGATTGCCCAAATCAAGACCGCCGGCATCCCGTCGGTGCTGGTCATCAACAAGGTCGATACCGTGCCGCATGAAAGCCTGCTTGCTGTCATCGCGGCCTATGCCGAAAAGCATGACTTCGACGCGGTCGTACCCGTTTCGGCGCGCACGGGCGAAGGAACCGACGCCCTCTTGGGCGAATTTGAAAAATTTGCGCTCGAAGGCCCGGCGCTGTTCCCCGAGGACATGGTGTCCGATCAGCCTGAGCGTCAAATCGCGGCTGAAATCATCCGCGAAAAGCTGCTGCGCATGCTCGACCGCGAGGTGCCGCACGGTGTGGCCGTGGGCATCGAGCGCTGGAACGAACGCAGCGACGGTCTGACCGAAGTAAACGCCACCATTTATTGCGAAAAGCCCAGCCACAAGGGTATCATCATCGGCAAGGGCGGCGAAATGCTCAAAAAGATCGGCAAGGCCGCGCGCATCGAAATGGAACAGAACTTCGACCGACGCATCTTCCTCGAGCTTTGGGTCAAAGTCAAGGAGGACTGGCGCAACAATACCTTCCAGATGCGCAACTTTGGCTACGAAAACGAATAA
- a CDS encoding diacylglycerol kinase family protein, with product MNREIRKLRQSFLYAINGLRACMRTERNFRIHLTAAVYVSVFAALGGLSATRYAVLCLCFALMMAAELLNTAIERLCDRQAACYDGLVKEAKDIAAAAVFLCALFCVVIGAVFFLPSGALWQAVHVLLKHLWGLGLLVLSLPVALWFVFGFGRYPMKH from the coding sequence ATGAACCGGGAGATTCGCAAACTGCGGCAAAGCTTTCTGTATGCCATCAACGGCCTGCGCGCGTGCATGCGCACCGAGCGCAATTTCCGCATTCACCTGACCGCAGCCGTGTATGTTTCGGTGTTTGCCGCGCTCGGCGGGCTGAGCGCCACCCGGTACGCGGTACTATGCCTGTGCTTTGCGCTGATGATGGCCGCCGAACTGCTCAATACCGCCATCGAGCGCCTGTGCGACCGGCAGGCGGCCTGCTATGACGGTCTGGTCAAAGAGGCCAAGGACATCGCAGCTGCCGCGGTCTTTTTGTGTGCGCTGTTCTGCGTGGTGATCGGCGCGGTATTCTTTTTGCCGAGCGGCGCCCTGTGGCAGGCCGTGCACGTGCTTTTGAAACATCTCTGGGGCCTGGGGCTGCTGGTGCTGTCGCTGCCGGTTGCCCTGTGGTTCGTATTCGGCTTTGGCCGCTATCCCATGAAACATTAA
- the recO gene encoding DNA repair protein RecO — MQHTTVKGLVIRETDFGEADRYITVLTERGARIEVLCRGVRRRGGRLSAAVRLFCWSELTLYEGRGGKFTLNDAAIVHSFWDVTRDMETYALSCYFAELAGAMTDTGEEMPAVTRLFLYALRAVAEQKRDPALVKAAFELRLMAESGFAPDLSVCGACGSLIEGAVYFSVRDGAVLDADCFRRLGSGNFHPLPRGAYAAMAHIVTSDLPRVFAFALGGESLQALGTVCEAYALYYADRGFGSLDFYHSLFPAEGLSKGKEL; from the coding sequence ATGCAGCATACAACAGTGAAGGGTCTTGTCATCCGCGAGACCGATTTTGGTGAGGCCGACCGGTACATAACCGTACTGACCGAACGCGGCGCGCGCATCGAGGTGTTGTGCCGGGGCGTGCGGCGGCGCGGCGGTCGGCTGTCGGCCGCGGTGCGCCTGTTCTGCTGGAGCGAACTGACGCTTTACGAAGGCCGCGGCGGCAAATTCACCTTAAACGACGCGGCCATCGTGCATTCGTTTTGGGACGTGACGCGCGATATGGAAACCTATGCGCTCAGCTGCTATTTTGCAGAACTCGCGGGCGCGATGACCGACACCGGCGAGGAGATGCCCGCCGTGACCCGTCTGTTTTTGTATGCCCTGCGGGCGGTCGCCGAGCAGAAGCGCGACCCTGCGCTGGTCAAGGCGGCGTTTGAACTGCGGCTCATGGCCGAATCGGGCTTTGCGCCCGATCTGTCGGTTTGCGGCGCGTGCGGGAGCCTCATCGAAGGCGCGGTCTATTTTTCGGTGCGCGACGGCGCGGTGCTGGATGCGGACTGTTTCCGTCGCCTGGGCAGCGGGAATTTTCATCCGCTGCCGCGTGGGGCCTATGCGGCCATGGCGCATATCGTAACAAGCGACCTGCCGCGCGTGTTTGCCTTTGCGCTGGGCGGCGAATCGCTTCAGGCGCTTGGCACCGTGTGCGAAGCGTATGCGCTGTATTATGCCGACCGGGGCTTCGGCAGCCTGGATTTTTATCACTCATTATTCCCCGCTGAGGGGCTTTCAAAAGGAAAGGAACTATGA